From Mustela erminea isolate mMusErm1 chromosome 1, mMusErm1.Pri, whole genome shotgun sequence, a single genomic window includes:
- the PCP2 gene encoding Purkinje cell protein 2 homolog, translating into MAGSPDQEGFFNLLSHVQGDRMEEQRCSLQAGPGPTSESQSGPAPEMDSLMDMLASTQGRRMDDQRVTVSSLPGFQPIGPKDGVQKRAGTLSPQPLLTPQDPTALSFRRNSSPQPQTQAP; encoded by the exons ATG GCTGGCTCTCCAGACCAGGAGGGCTTcttcaacctgctgagccacgtGCAGGGCGACCGGATGGAGGAGCAGCGGTGCTCGCTGCAGGCAGGGCCTGGCCCGACTTCTGAGAGCC AGAGTGGCCCTGCACCCGAGATGGACAGTCTCATGGACATGCTGGCCAGTACCCAGGGCCGCCGTATGGATGACCAGCGTGTGACAGTCAGCAGCCTGCCTGGCTTCCAGCCCATAGGCCCCAAG GACGGAGTGCAGAAACGAGCTGGGACGCTCAGCCCCCaacccctcctcacccctcaaGACCCGACTGCTCTCAGCTTTCGTCGGAACAGCAGCCCCCAACCCCAGACACAAGCCCCATGA
- the LOC116571579 gene encoding protein PET100 homolog, mitochondrial isoform X1, producing MGVKLEVFRMTLYLTFPVAMFWIANQAGWFEDYVIQRKRELWPPEREDQRRELEEFKERIRKQREEKLLRAAQQSS from the exons ATGGGGGTGAAGCTGGAGGTGTTTCGG ATGACACTCTACCTCACCTTCCCTGTGGCTATGTTCTGGATCGCTAATCAGGCCGGATGGTTTGAAGACTATGTCATACAGCGTAAG AGGGAGCTGTGGCCACCTGAGAGGGAAGACCAG CGCCGGGAGCTAGAAGAATTCAAAGAGAGGATACGGAAGCAGCGGGAGGAGAAGCTCCTTCGTGCTGCCCAGCAGAGCTCCTGA
- the LOC116571579 gene encoding protein PET100 homolog, mitochondrial isoform X2, with translation MLQGSNGRMTLYLTFPVAMFWIANQAGWFEDYVIQRKRELWPPEREDQRRELEEFKERIRKQREEKLLRAAQQSS, from the exons ATGCTCCAGGGATCTAACGGACGG ATGACACTCTACCTCACCTTCCCTGTGGCTATGTTCTGGATCGCTAATCAGGCCGGATGGTTTGAAGACTATGTCATACAGCGTAAG AGGGAGCTGTGGCCACCTGAGAGGGAAGACCAG CGCCGGGAGCTAGAAGAATTCAAAGAGAGGATACGGAAGCAGCGGGAGGAGAAGCTCCTTCGTGCTGCCCAGCAGAGCTCCTGA